DNA from Thermoplasma acidophilum DSM 1728:
TTCAGCGTCGTCCTGGATCTGAAGTCGTCTTCCAGCCGCTTTATCTCTTCCTCGCTCTTTCCGCCAATTGTCAGATCCGTTTCAATCCATCCCGGTGCTATTGCGTTGACCCTTATTCCGTATTCGGACAGGTCAAATGCGAGCCTCTTCGTGAGCATTATGATACCGGCCTTTGTTATCGAGTAGAAGGTCGTATTCCTGGCTGCCGTTCCGATCCCGGCATTTGAAGCCATGTTTATGATAACTCCTCTCTTCTCCTTGAGGTCAGGGAGGAATTCCAGAGTGGTGTATATAGCGCCCATGAGGTTCACATCGATCATTCTTCTAACCTTAGATTCATCGTACTGGTCGAAGGGCATGAGGTACCATATTCCGGAATTGTTCACAAGAATGTCTATCTTTCCGAGTTTGCTGTGTATCTCGTTTGCCATCCTGCGGATCTGATCCCTGTTGGACACATCGGCCTGGAAGATCTCTCCACCAGTTCGCCTTTTCACCTCGAGTGCGCCCTTCTCATCGCTGTTGTAGTTTATGGCAACCTTGGCGCCTTCGTCAGCGAATTTCTCAGCTATAGCGCGGCCCAGGCCCTTACTTGCACCGGTTATAAGTGCTATCTTTCCCTCAAGTTTTCCGCTCATGCCTCTCCATTGAACGATCTTTGAAAAATGTTATCCAAATAGTCATAATATAAATGTAGCTTATTTTGGTCTGTTATCACTTAATAATATACTTGATTGCTGAAATCCTAAAGACCAGTGCCGTTCAATTATATTAATTTTAGCTTCAATTTTTAGCATTTTCTATATCCAATAAAATAGCTAATTATATTGATATCAAAATAAATATATATTTTACTGATCAAAAAACATCATATGGAAAAAATATTAAGTATAATGCGGGATTATATCGTATGGAAAATGGAGTCAGATATTCCGATCTCATCGAAAGGCTAGACATGAGCAGGGTAACCAGGTTTTACTGGTTGCTGACCATTCTGGCCACGATAGGTGGTTTTCTATTCGGATACGATACCTCTAACATAGGCTCTGCACTGCCATTGCTTGAAAGAATATACCCAGGTATAAGTGGTTTTGTTGAGGGCTACTTGGTTGCTGGGGCCTCGCTTGGTGCCGCTGTAGGCGCGATAATAGCTGCGGGACTAACGGACAGGTACGGGAGAAAGTACCTGCTCATAGCCGATGCGGCTATTTACGCAGCCGGTGCATTGCTCTCAGCATTCACCGTGGATCTGGTCATGCTGCTGCTTTCCAGGACGCTAATAGGGATTGCTGTCGGCGCAGACTCCGGCATAGCGACAGCTTATATAGCGGAATATGCTCCAAAGGCCAGGAGAGGAAGCCTCGGCATTCTGCAGCAGTGGATGATCACCATCGGCATTCTGGCAGCTTACCTAATCGGAATGGCAACCCTGTTCTTCGCACCCGGCTTGGCTTATGCAGTTGGTTGGAGGATAATGCTGGGCGTTGCCGCCATACCAGCTATCATAGGTCTCGCCTTCAGGTTCATGATGCCAGAATCGCCTAGGTGGCTCCTCGTTAATGGAAAATACAAGGAAGCATCCGCTTCCCTGAAGAGGCTCGGCCTCAACATGAGCGAGGAAGATCTGAAATCTGTAAAGCTATCACAGCCCCACAAGATCACTCCTGGCGTAAAGCGTGCTCTCCTCATCGTGGGCCTGTTCTTTGTTTTCCAGCAGATCACCGGAATTAACATACCGTTTTACTACGGCCCGGTTGTGCTGGAGAACCTTCACATAGTTGGAAAATCGACATCGCTCGTTTACAGTATATACTATTCAATCGCCGCATCCGCAATACTGGCGATCATAAACGTGGCTGCAACGTATATAGGCTTCCGCTACATAGACTCCGTCGGAAGGAGAAAACTGGCGCTGATGGGATACGCTGGCATGACATTCTTCGGAATACTTGGTGGAATACTGCTGTACCTCAAGTTAGACATAGGCCTGTTCATAGCCTTCGCTGGCTTCATAATATTCTTTGCCTTCGGTGTTGGCGGCACCGGCTGGATGATACAGGGAGAATACTTCCCGACCAGCATGAGGGGGCTGTATGCTTCCCTTGGTGCGTTCATAGACTGGATAGCCAACTTCGCAATAATAGAGCTTTTCCCTGTCATGGACTCCGCCATAACGATAAAGAATGTGGAGTTTGTTTTCGGCGTCCTCTCGCTGATAGCGCTGATACTCTTCTACTATATAATGCCGGAGACGAAAGGGCTGTCCGTCGAGCAGATAGACACGCTTTTTGAAAACAACAGCCTCGGGCAGATGAAGCATGCCTCTATATCCATGAAGAAGGAGAGCGTTCCAGCAGACCCGAAATGAATTAATTTCAAACTTTTTTATTGAAAAGCTTTTAATAAGAGAATTCTTTTTTCCAATAAGTATGCGTAAGAATATTGTGATAATAGGAGCGATCATATTTGTCCTGGGTATAGCCATGTTTGCCGGTGGCGATTACCTTGTCACCCATTATACGGTGACTGGTACGGCGCTGACCGAGATAAATCCCGGTATTTTTGGACATGAGATCAACATATCCTCGCCTTCCCTGCTCACGGTTGACAGCACCTTTTCCTCGATATATCTGATATCATCCGCTAACATGACGGGCCTGAATGCGAGCAACGCTGCCTCCAGGGCCATAAGTCCTCTGACCACAACGTCCGTGTCGTCGGAGCATGTGTGGGCATACGATCTGACCACTGCCGGTTCATACTACATCATAGCCCTGAACAGCACTGCACCTGCGATTGCTTACAGCTACATTCCACTGAGCTACTCCTATCTTTCCGTTGTCACGCTGATAGGGATAGTGCTCATAATAGTGGGAATAATTGTGGCAATAATAGGCCTCATACTTAAAAAGAAAAAAATTCCAGAAGAACCGCAAATTTGATTCAAGAAATGAACCGTGAAAAAATTTAATAAATTTCAGGATCTCAAATACAGCAGATGCTGCATCAGGATACGCTATTTTTGGCGGTTGCGTTTGGCCTATTCGCGGCCACGGCGGTATATTCGTCCGTATCCGACATTAAGAGGAGATCGGTGAATTCCTTCACATTCCTGCCCATGTTCATAATGGCCGCATTATTCTACGTGTTCTTCCACGAATTCTACATGTCGATCCTTACGGTTTTATTGGCCGTCTCTACATTCATACGAACCGATAGCTATGTTTATCTTGTGCTTCCGGCACTGTCATTCCTCATTGCGATCATCACAGGCAATCTGAGCGTCGGCGTCATGATAGCGATACTCTTCACGTTGCTTGGCTTCAGGGAAACGTTATTCGGTATTGGAGACGTGAAGGCGGAGACTTCGTACCTCCTGGCATTCCAGTACATCAGCAGGCCATTCTTCAGCGGATCAGTATTTGCAATGAGCTTTCTTGTGTACATATCTGTGTTCTCGATCCTTATGATACTCGCATTCTACGTCTCAGCTCTGAGAAAAGGCCTGAAGTTCGAAGGCCTTCACCTGCGTTACGATGAGGAAGAATATTCGAAGAACAGCTACAAGTACAGGATCACAGGATCTGGAGATGATGCCAGGATGTCTTACAGGATGCCGTTTCTGGTTCCAATCAACCTGGCAGCCATTTTCTCTGTCCTCATAGGACTTCCGATGTTTCTTTACTGATCCGGGTCTTTTGAATATACGAAGGGATAAAATACCGGAGCATAATGCGAACCGTAACAGGTGCAATATTGGCCATGAATCTTGAAGTTAAGGATTTCGTACACAGGGATGTGGAGGAAGCGGACAGGCGTCTCAGGGAAATCGGTGCCAGGAAGATACTGCTGCAGCTGCCCGATGGTCTGAAGCCCTACGCCTTCGACTACTTCACGTATCTGTCGCAGAGATACGATGTGATTCTCTCGTCATCTCCTGTTTACGGCGCCTGCGACATAGGCCCTTCATACCTTTATGATAGGGTGGATGCGATAGTGCAGGTTGGGCATTCGATAATGCGAAATGTGAAATATCCCCGCCCGGTCATATTCATAGAGCACTACAGGACAGTGGACGTCGAAGATATAAACACGGAAGCCCTGAAAAATTATCGCAGAATAGGCCTTATATATTCTATACAGTACAGGCCAGTTGCGGATCGCGTTAAACGGATACTGGAGTCAAAGGGATTTGAGGTCATTATCGGAAGATCGGACAGGCGGATGACCTACGATGGTCAGGTGCTGGGGTGCAATTTCAGCTCAGTTCACTCGGTGGAAGCAGAGGTTGAAGCATTTGTCATAGTATCTACAGGATCATTTCACGCACTGGGATCACAGATATCAACGGAAAGGCCAGTTTTTCTGCTGGATCTGAACGAGATGTCCCTCAGATCAATGGAGAAAGAAGCCGATACCTTCATAAGAAAGCGATATGCCCAGATATACCGGGCAATGGATGCGAAGAGGATATGTTTCCTTGTGGATACAAGGATAGGACAGCGGCGTGAAAAGCTTGCCAGGATGCTGATGGACCGCGCAAGGGATCTGGGTAAGGAGGCGGTTCTTGCCTACACCGATAACATAAGCGATCAGGATATACAGAATATGGGGTGCGATCTGGCCGTTTATACAGGATGCCCGAGGGTACCCATAGACGATCAGGATCGATTCACCGTACCGGTACTCACGCCGGCCGAATTTTCCATGGCGTTTTTCAAGTCATCGAAAAGGTACGTTCTGGACGAGATCGTTTCAGTCGACGAGTTCACCGATCAGTGAGGTGTTCTCATAGCCGATTATACGTGCGGAGTGCCAGGTGTATTTCTCCGCTGGAGCGCGAATGACGACTGGCCTGTAGGAGGCATCGCG
Protein-coding regions in this window:
- a CDS encoding SDR family oxidoreductase, with protein sequence MSGKLEGKIALITGASKGLGRAIAEKFADEGAKVAINYNSDEKGALEVKRRTGGEIFQADVSNRDQIRRMANEIHSKLGKIDILVNNSGIWYLMPFDQYDESKVRRMIDVNLMGAIYTTLEFLPDLKEKRGVIINMASNAGIGTAARNTTFYSITKAGIIMLTKRLAFDLSEYGIRVNAIAPGWIETDLTIGGKSEEEIKRLEDDFRSRTTLKMIGKPEYIGNAAVFLASKDSEYMNGQVMVIDGGRIDNLTHSI
- a CDS encoding sugar porter family MFS transporter, which produces MENGVRYSDLIERLDMSRVTRFYWLLTILATIGGFLFGYDTSNIGSALPLLERIYPGISGFVEGYLVAGASLGAAVGAIIAAGLTDRYGRKYLLIADAAIYAAGALLSAFTVDLVMLLLSRTLIGIAVGADSGIATAYIAEYAPKARRGSLGILQQWMITIGILAAYLIGMATLFFAPGLAYAVGWRIMLGVAAIPAIIGLAFRFMMPESPRWLLVNGKYKEASASLKRLGLNMSEEDLKSVKLSQPHKITPGVKRALLIVGLFFVFQQITGINIPFYYGPVVLENLHIVGKSTSLVYSIYYSIAASAILAIINVAATYIGFRYIDSVGRRKLALMGYAGMTFFGILGGILLYLKLDIGLFIAFAGFIIFFAFGVGGTGWMIQGEYFPTSMRGLYASLGAFIDWIANFAIIELFPVMDSAITIKNVEFVFGVLSLIALILFYYIMPETKGLSVEQIDTLFENNSLGQMKHASISMKKESVPADPK
- the dph2 gene encoding diphthamide biosynthesis enzyme Dph2, with product MRTVTGAILAMNLEVKDFVHRDVEEADRRLREIGARKILLQLPDGLKPYAFDYFTYLSQRYDVILSSSPVYGACDIGPSYLYDRVDAIVQVGHSIMRNVKYPRPVIFIEHYRTVDVEDINTEALKNYRRIGLIYSIQYRPVADRVKRILESKGFEVIIGRSDRRMTYDGQVLGCNFSSVHSVEAEVEAFVIVSTGSFHALGSQISTERPVFLLDLNEMSLRSMEKEADTFIRKRYAQIYRAMDAKRICFLVDTRIGQRREKLARMLMDRARDLGKEAVLAYTDNISDQDIQNMGCDLAVYTGCPRVPIDDQDRFTVPVLTPAEFSMAFFKSSKRYVLDEIVSVDEFTDQ